Proteins co-encoded in one Methyloterricola oryzae genomic window:
- a CDS encoding DUF364 domain-containing protein, producing the protein MAKPHEFYDLLLDYAAGPDAITAVCLGLVWTYCETEASLGLAMSPGSATRTLPWAGTLRGRPLVELAAWVREFDPFKAVIGMAAINAGVNSRDRLPLGTRLEPEPGANNNLAVFAHFLPQLTGKRIAVIGRYPGLEQFAETHDLNLTVLERQPTGADLPDAACEYVLGDSDWVFITASSIANKTFPRLAELARDAVSVLMGPTTPWLPEFYHFGIDYLAGVELVDEESLRATVAEGGGVRLFDRSVRYRVAPIGIDASKSWARSLIAAAAQERETLKEAMEQWYASGNQRRFPEHARLETTTQRLSRLDTCFKRMWDEKPDTDTVFLSSSTRVQRVPGSGESAPEERHQL; encoded by the coding sequence GTGGCCAAACCTCACGAGTTTTATGACCTGCTGCTCGATTATGCGGCGGGGCCGGACGCCATCACCGCCGTCTGCCTGGGCCTGGTGTGGACCTATTGCGAAACCGAAGCAAGCCTCGGGCTTGCCATGAGCCCCGGCTCCGCGACACGCACATTGCCATGGGCGGGGACGCTGCGCGGTCGGCCACTGGTGGAACTGGCAGCGTGGGTGCGGGAATTCGACCCCTTCAAAGCGGTCATCGGCATGGCGGCAATCAATGCCGGCGTCAACAGCCGCGATCGACTGCCCCTTGGCACGCGCCTCGAACCGGAGCCGGGCGCGAACAACAACCTGGCGGTTTTCGCACATTTCCTGCCCCAACTGACCGGCAAACGCATCGCGGTGATCGGCCGGTATCCAGGCCTGGAGCAGTTTGCCGAAACCCATGACCTGAATCTGACAGTCCTGGAACGGCAGCCAACGGGAGCGGATTTGCCGGACGCGGCCTGTGAGTACGTACTGGGTGATTCGGACTGGGTGTTCATCACCGCCAGCAGTATCGCCAACAAGACCTTCCCGCGTCTGGCGGAACTGGCCCGGGATGCCGTCAGCGTGCTCATGGGTCCCACCACACCCTGGCTGCCGGAGTTCTATCACTTTGGCATCGACTACCTGGCAGGCGTCGAACTCGTGGATGAGGAAAGTTTGCGGGCCACGGTGGCGGAAGGCGGCGGCGTCAGGCTGTTCGACCGCTCCGTACGCTACCGCGTCGCTCCCATCGGGATTGATGCTTCCAAATCCTGGGCCCGAAGCCTGATAGCAGCGGCAGCGCAAGAACGGGAGACCCTCAAGGAAGCCATGGAACAGTGGTATGCGTCGGGCAATCAACGGCGCTTTCCCGAGCATGCGCGACTGGAAACCACGACGCAACGGCTGTCGCGGCTGGACACCTGCTTCAAGCGGATGTGGGACGAGAAACCGGACACGGATACCGTGTTCTTAAGCTCTAGCACCCGCGTTCAGCGCGTTCCTGGAAGCGGCGAGAGCGCGCCAGAGGAACGCCATCAACTGTGA